In Oceanobacillus sp. FSL K6-2867, one DNA window encodes the following:
- a CDS encoding hydroxymethylglutaryl-CoA lyase: MNHLPKFVQLKEVGPRDGLQNEKKWISTADKIAWINMLSDSGVEEIEYTSFVNPKMIPALSDAREVGRQIKRNPKVVYSALVPNMKGLEFALDAGIDAASVFMSASESHNQKNINKTIDATYPVLDEVIREAKQAGKRITGYVSTVFDCPYEGKITPDQVLRVCENLFASGADDLSLGDTIGTAVPTQVEQLLDVLMKHYPKDKLILHFHDTRGMAIANIMTAMHLGIHRFDSTVGGLGGCPYAPGAAGNVATNDVLYLLHGLGIKTGIDEMKIQNAGIFIQNKLGKTLPSRSLAYFANAQ; the protein is encoded by the coding sequence ATGAATCACTTACCTAAATTTGTTCAATTAAAGGAAGTAGGACCACGTGACGGATTACAAAATGAGAAGAAATGGATTTCGACAGCTGACAAGATCGCATGGATTAATATGCTGTCAGATTCAGGCGTGGAAGAAATTGAATACACTTCTTTTGTTAATCCGAAAATGATACCGGCTTTATCCGATGCACGTGAAGTAGGAAGACAAATTAAACGGAATCCGAAAGTAGTGTACTCAGCACTTGTTCCGAATATGAAGGGTTTAGAATTTGCACTGGACGCAGGGATTGATGCTGCTTCTGTATTCATGTCGGCCAGTGAATCACATAATCAAAAGAACATTAATAAAACAATCGATGCAACGTATCCGGTGTTAGACGAAGTCATTCGTGAAGCAAAACAGGCTGGCAAGCGCATAACAGGTTATGTTTCTACTGTTTTTGATTGCCCGTATGAAGGGAAAATAACTCCTGATCAAGTATTGCGGGTCTGTGAGAATTTATTTGCTTCTGGTGCAGATGATCTCTCACTTGGTGATACGATTGGTACAGCGGTTCCTACCCAGGTAGAGCAGCTGCTTGATGTACTGATGAAACATTATCCAAAAGATAAGCTTATACTTCATTTTCATGATACAAGAGGAATGGCGATTGCAAATATTATGACAGCGATGCATCTTGGTATCCACCGATTTGATAGCACTGTTGGCGGATTAGGTGGTTGTCCATATGCGCCAGGTGCGGCAGGAAATGTTGCTACAAATGATGTACTTTACCTTTTGCACGGATTAGGAATTAAAACAGGAATCGATGAGATGAAAATACAGAATGCTGGTATATTTATTCAAAACAAACTTGGTAAAACCTTACCGAGCCGGTCTTTAGCATACTTTGCTAATGCACAGTAA
- a CDS encoding XRE family transcriptional regulator produces MEGLSSIDLQSIGKKVKQIRLRNKKTQQQIADECGISKSLLSKIENGQTASAIATLSKISDALGVQLSWVLDDETEQDLVLQQKSNRQSTVGDESMGYSYELLANRSKYSGIEPTIVHVTPKNINLRQEKTYTHSQDEFIYILEGTIYLLYDGEKHYMEKGDSAYFQGSKPHLFVPVNDEEAQVLTCFIDRI; encoded by the coding sequence GTGGAAGGACTGAGTTCGATCGATCTTCAGAGCATAGGAAAAAAAGTAAAACAAATACGATTACGAAATAAAAAGACCCAGCAACAAATAGCTGATGAATGCGGTATTTCAAAAAGTCTTTTATCGAAAATTGAAAATGGACAAACAGCATCTGCAATTGCAACCCTATCTAAAATCAGTGATGCATTGGGAGTGCAGCTTTCCTGGGTTTTGGATGATGAGACGGAACAGGATCTTGTACTCCAGCAGAAGTCTAATCGGCAATCTACAGTAGGTGACGAGAGCATGGGGTATTCATATGAGCTTTTAGCAAACAGATCTAAATACAGTGGAATCGAACCTACAATTGTACATGTCACCCCAAAGAATATTAACTTGCGACAGGAAAAAACCTACACACATTCCCAGGATGAATTTATTTATATTTTAGAGGGAACTATTTATTTGCTTTATGATGGTGAAAAGCATTATATGGAAAAAGGAGATAGTGCATATTTCCAAGGATCTAAGCCACATCTGTTTGTACCAGTAAATGATGAAGAAGCACAAGTTCTGACATGCTTTATTGACCGCATATAA